The Drosophila teissieri strain GT53w chromosome X, Prin_Dtei_1.1, whole genome shotgun sequence genome has a segment encoding these proteins:
- the LOC122623057 gene encoding protein FAM136A — protein sequence MDCGNSSSEEQRERVDNAILTAMEDLDRDYLRKLQIEMHTCATACCADADANAEAVERCVDRCQIRLTRARCFVQQGISDFENRLEKCIQQCRLHGSAYGSERCSSNCVDSHVGSLPEMLRAMRDTLEKGV from the coding sequence ATGGATTGCGGCAATTCGAGTTCCGAGGAGCAGCGCGAACGCGTCGACAACGCCATCCTGACCGCCATGGAGGATCTGGATCGGGACTATCTGCGCAAGCTGCAGATCGAGATGCACACCTGTGCGACCGCCTGCtgtgcggatgcggatgcgaatgcggagGCGGTGGAGCGGTGCGTGGACCGCTGCCAGATCCGCTTGACCCGAGCCCGCTGCTTCGTGCAGCAGGGCATATCCGACTTCGAGAATCGCCTGGAGAAGTGCATCCAGCAGTGTCGCCTCCATGGATCTGCTTATGGCTCGGAACGTTGCTCCAGCAACTGCGTGGATAGTCATGTGGGATCGCTGCCCGAGATGCTCAGGGCTATGCGGGATACCCTGGAAAAGGGTGTTTAA
- the LOC122623055 gene encoding uncharacterized protein LOC122623055, producing the protein MQYLHILGFLVFLAASGSTFDSDNRFYRLQISKEHSRQLTIPAQNQDSVELLAHKVSLIRSKRQSFTPFERRVIRLLRKLGLLKSDAEKVLDALEKDKDLLRRLKKLLDEVDKEHETDDFLEDFFDVIFSKKL; encoded by the coding sequence ATGCAGTACTTGCATATCTTGGGATTCTTGGTCTTTTTGGCCGCTTCTGGTTCGACTTTCGATAGTGATAATCGATTCTACAGACTACAGATTTCTAAGGAGCATTCCAGGCAGCTAACGATTCCGGCACAAAACCAGGATTCTGTGGAACTTTTGGCGCACAAGGTATCCCTCATTCGATCCAAACGTCAGTCCTTCACGCCATTTGAAAGGCGTGTGATACGTTTACTACGTAAGCTGGGGTTATTGAAGAGCGATGCGGAAAAAGTGCTGGATGCTCTCGAAAAGGACAAGGATCTATTGCGGAGATTGAAGAAGTTACTCGACGAGGTCGACAAGGAACACGAGACCGATGACTTCCTTGAAGATTTCTTCGATGTCATTTTTTCGAAGAAATTATAA